The proteins below come from a single Bacteroidales bacterium genomic window:
- a CDS encoding MerR family DNA-binding transcriptional regulator, whose product MFDQVNFMEKYLSISEVAETLGVSRETLRRWDKDGKFKSIRHPINNYRVYPESQVEALAEELQLELEYGKKRVKRKKPFFHTETGELYQLDVKDFFRMLDDNSVDLIFADPPYNIKKAQWDTFSSQKEYVEWSLNWIRQAYRVLKSNGSLYICGFSEILADLKWAASPLFKGCKWLVWYYRNKANLGNDWGRSHESILHFRKSKKFIFNIDEARIPYNRHTTKYPRRTQAETSQYAKGNKKKKYVWEPHPKGAKPKDVFEIPTISNGAWEKYPHSTQKPVELLRKIILSSSNDDSLIVDPFGGSGTTYAVAEAYGRKWLGNEISGEYCEIIRERLQDRDHIKRIATSKDEMESQKRRDQLRG is encoded by the coding sequence ATGTTTGATCAAGTTAATTTCATGGAAAAATATCTCTCAATTAGTGAAGTAGCCGAAACACTTGGTGTAAGCAGAGAAACACTCCGAAGATGGGACAAAGACGGAAAATTTAAAAGCATCCGTCATCCCATCAACAACTACCGGGTATACCCGGAAAGTCAGGTTGAAGCATTGGCAGAAGAGCTGCAACTGGAACTGGAATATGGGAAAAAACGGGTTAAAAGGAAAAAACCCTTTTTCCATACTGAAACCGGAGAACTTTATCAGCTTGATGTCAAGGACTTTTTCAGGATGCTGGATGACAATTCAGTGGATCTTATTTTTGCCGATCCGCCCTACAATATCAAAAAGGCACAATGGGACACGTTTTCTTCCCAGAAAGAGTATGTGGAATGGAGTCTGAACTGGATCAGGCAGGCCTACCGGGTTTTAAAAAGCAACGGTTCTCTTTATATATGCGGGTTCTCTGAGATCCTGGCAGACCTAAAGTGGGCAGCATCACCCCTTTTCAAGGGTTGTAAGTGGCTGGTATGGTATTACAGAAACAAGGCCAACCTGGGCAATGACTGGGGCAGATCACACGAAAGCATCCTGCATTTCAGAAAAAGCAAAAAATTTATTTTCAACATCGATGAGGCCCGTATTCCATATAACAGGCATACCACAAAATATCCAAGAAGAACCCAGGCAGAAACCTCGCAATACGCCAAAGGTAACAAAAAGAAAAAGTATGTCTGGGAACCCCATCCCAAGGGGGCCAAACCGAAAGATGTTTTTGAGATACCCACCATTTCCAATGGTGCCTGGGAAAAGTATCCGCATAGTACCCAGAAGCCTGTTGAATTGCTGAGAAAAATCATTCTATCCTCTTCCAATGATGATAGTTTAATAGTAGATCCTTTCGGCGGATCAGGAACCACTTACGCTGTAGCGGAAGCGTATGGAAGAAAATGGCTGGGTAATGAGATCAGCGGCGAATATTGTGAGATCATCCGGGAAAGACTACAGGACAGGGATCACATCAAACGCATAGCCACCTCTAAAGACGAAATGGAATCTCAGAAAAGACGGGATCAGTTACGTGGCTAG